Within the Methanothermobacter sp. genome, the region TCTATTTGGATTACTGATACTTGGTCGCCAATCTTTAAATCTTCCATGCCGGGTTTGAGTTTGAGGTCTATTGGCTCATAGCTTATAGGATCCAGTATTTGGATCCTACCAGGGGATATTGCCGTGACTGTGGTTTTCTTTATATCTTTTGGGGTTGCTATCCTTTCTATTTTCTGGTATTCACGCCAGAGTGTGGTTGACATCTCTTGTCTATCAAGGTCGTAGAATAGTATACCATGGGCGTCCATGGCTTTTATAATCCCCACACGACCTTTATATGATATGAAGTCTCCTTTTTTGAACTTTGGTAATTTGAATGAAATCCATATCCTGTAGATGTTTTTGCCAGTGGATTTGTCTCTTCCCATGAGCTTGGGGGATTCTTTCACAAGTCCCCCGAACTCCTCTCGAAGTGCTGCTATAACCCGCTTGGCCGCCTTATATGATCCTATGTAATAATCTACACCCTCTTTTTGCCTGGTTTTCTTGGCAAGATATGCTAGTTTGTCTTTTCTCCATGATTTTTGGAGGGTTTTGTTTATTATCTGTTCTGACCTTTTTATCTCTTCCGGTTCTAGGCTTCTTTCATCTGCTCTTAATTGTATGACTGCTTCGTAATATCCAGACTTGTATTTACTGCAATATGGGCATGCACTTTTTTTTAATCTTACCTCTGTATAGAAGTCTTGCGTAACCTCCTCTCCTATGACTTTTGCTTTTGCTGTTACTATGCAAGAGCTTATGGTACCCCTTTTTTGGAGTATTTCAAGATCCACTATGACATCCTCTACTTTTTTTTGGATATTTTTTTCGAGGGCGCGATAGATTATTTCATCTTCTGGGACGCCCCTTCCAGTCCATTTTCCATTGATTAATTGCGCATTGCAGTGTGCGCAGACTTCAACTTCTATCCCTTCTGGAACTTCTAGAAGCTTGTATTCTTCAAGGAAACATTCCTTGCATAATCCTTTGTATAATTGGGTGTTGGAGCGCCCGCATTTTATGCAAAAATTCCCACCCATATAAAACTCCTAACCTTAAACTGGCTTTAAGGGGGCTTTGGCGCCGCAAGCCTCACATTTTAGGAGGGATATGCGGCCTTCTTTTATTATGCGAGTGTCTGGACGATTGCATTCTGGGCATAATACAAACTTTTTCACGTAATCTTCTATCCTTTCGTTTATGAGGAAATGTGTGAATTTTCCTTGTAGGATAGCCCGTTTACCTTCGATGTTTCCTGCTGTTCCAAGTTCCCTTAAGAGGTATCTTAGAAGGTGTTGAGGGTCCCTGTTTAATTTGGCCGCTATTTCCTTGAAATTCTGGATGAGTGTTCTATTACCTTGGATGACAGAGTAGGCCTTTGGGATGGTGAAACGTTTAGTTTCTAGGACTTCCGGTGGTAATTGTTCTATGGCCCTGTCTAATAATTTTTCATAATCTTGCAAATTTATCATACCTCCTCCCCTTTTAGACTATTTTTACGTAGCCCCTTTGGGGTTCGAATATTACTCCTTTTTCCTGTAAAAATCTTAGGATTTCTTCTACTTTTTCTTCACTTATATTGTATCTGTCTAGCATTTCTGATTTAAGGATGTTGGTTGGTGCTTTTCCTCCGTATTCTTCTTCGAGTTCTTTTATTAATTCTATTAATATGTTGAATTTGTCTCTTTCTGATTTTGGGGTCCTCCCTTCTACTTTGTCTATGTCGATTTTGCCTGTTTCTGGGTCGTAGCCTACTTGTTTGAGGCAGGATTTCGCCAGTCTTATGGCTCTTTTAGCATCTTCTGCTTCAACTTTATTTTTGAGTTTTACTCTGGCACTTGCCTCTGCTAGTCTTATTATGGCTTCTAGTTGGCGTGCTGTTATCGGTACTGGTGAGTCTTCGTCTGTTGCGCTGCTTCGCATTGAAACATAGAATTCTTCGAGTACTTTCATTGCCTGGTCTGTTAGTTTGGGGTGAATATTCTTTCTTGCATATGCTATATATTTTCTTAGTAATTCTGGTTCGATTTCTATGGGTAGTGTATCTTCTTTGTGGGTTTTGAGGATGTGTCTTGCAAGTTCCCTATCTCTTTCCTCGTGTGGTTTGTCCTCTATGACGAATATTAGATCGAACCTTGAGAGTATGGTTGATGGTAAGTCTATTTGCTCTGCTATGGACTTGTAAGTGTCGAATCGTCCGAATTTTGGGTTGGCTGCTGCTAGTACTGCGCAACGTGAATTTAGGGTTGCCATTATACCCGCTTTAGCTATACTTATTGTGTTATGTAGTACTAGACCATGTGAGACAAATAAGTGGTATGGTTCAACGGTTATATCATAAACCCATTCTGAGTCGGTGTTTTCGATCATTTCAACACTTTTGACTTTAATAAAGCGTACATTTTTGGGAGATTCTAACTTTTCAATAAACTCTGTTGGTGGTTTATCCTCCATTAGTCGATGGCGCCATGTAGAATATGGGGTTTTCAATTTCTCTGTTAATTCTTTAACTGTGAGTAGTCTCCCAGCAGCTTTAATATTGATCTTCTCGGTTGTGGCCATCCCATGTAGCGGTCTATTTGGTAAAATATTGTTATTTGATAATCTT harbors:
- a CDS encoding 60S ribosomal export protein NMD3, coding for MGGNFCIKCGRSNTQLYKGLCKECFLEEYKLLEVPEGIEVEVCAHCNAQLINGKWTGRGVPEDEIIYRALEKNIQKKVEDVIVDLEILQKRGTISSCIVTAKAKVIGEEVTQDFYTEVRLKKSACPYCSKYKSGYYEAVIQLRADERSLEPEEIKRSEQIINKTLQKSWRKDKLAYLAKKTRQKEGVDYYIGSYKAAKRVIAALREEFGGLVKESPKLMGRDKSTGKNIYRIWISFKLPKFKKGDFISYKGRVGIIKAMDAHGILFYDLDRQEMSTTLWREYQKIERIATPKDIKKTTVTAISPGRIQILDPISYEPIDLKLKPGMEDLKIGDQVSVIQIDRKTYILW
- a CDS encoding translation initiation factor IF-2 subunit beta codes for the protein MQDYEKLLDRAIEQLPPEVLETKRFTIPKAYSVIQGNRTLIQNFKEIAAKLNRDPQHLLRYLLRELGTAGNIEGKRAILQGKFTHFLINERIEDYVKKFVLCPECNRPDTRIIKEGRISLLKCEACGAKAPLKPV